A genomic region of Leptotrichia hofstadii contains the following coding sequences:
- a CDS encoding autotransporter outer membrane beta-barrel domain-containing protein, with product MKKTKKLMLFVISLLAIVSCANDVGSIRNRLIGKNKNTPAAPANPSAPGNGGNNGSVTPSNPANPANPSTPGAPTVSTDARFQKVNLGAIPNSELDIFAYNIAGEKLDAPKTASRNHYEVKDREVGFYLSRSATKPLTIAVPTTMDVKAGGGAMAFFEGNSVYSGNTHFFTDPQEAVKHYFTKLINNADKLTFNMEPNSYLFVLKGVEVELSKTNVSDLLSKIPANQRPTINGTGYKLVKFDNSRLFVDKDVNLDDPNDLYNKVDVTNSTFTINSGKTITGTKDNQIGIKGLYGFEYEFVPNDMNYNRGTIDMKGSNSIGAYGTASNFDNRGKISVDKNSVAVYWSAESEFDYGLLGPSAPIPHNSARNDGDILLGENSTGMYMDKPYFDNKGFITNLSNGKIESTATNVIGMWSNVRNQKKDPAASDTPQDVIGSVGEINLYGDKSIGIYAGGDGAYNVENQKYFGSTGKIRIGDSSDRNNPSMGMYSDNPNAKMINNGIIEIGKDSIGMAGINGNTLENKGTISITKDGGIGMYLANGSKGTNSGTITTVGTPKDAIGVVVGKNSEFTNNGTIHIDSADGAGIVIAGGIIKNYGDIEVSGGAVRDRVDNTRTIKVLSNKTKPINGDLGVYVDTLGKTKPIEGLSNLGLQSADLLIGAEATEKTNATEVTVGNDVLDPFNKSIEASNIANWNVKTGSLVWEADSEIKNNKVEKVTLKKQSYAKFADSETSTEVADGLDEKYTGTSADSKDKQVFNYLNTLSDRKALTRTYREINGNQYINVQQRIAQTDDILDSKLSALQKENADKSGHHVSTFFNRDKYEARTPELADSNSSAYGISYLFNNADAKQGIYAGTVINNFKFKDSGKSKENVTMFKLGAYKTFDLNNLEWTLSGDGFVSKNDMKRRFVIGNNVYENKANYNAYGFAIKNELGKTFQVGENVTVKPYAGLKLGYGKFSKIKEKDGTLNMEVKGSNYYSVKPSAGVEVGYSAPITENTKFKASLGLGYEHELGKVESKANEAKFANTSTKINLKGAKYERRGNFKSDVKVGFEAGNFNFTVNGGYDTKDKNSHVGVGLGVSF from the coding sequence ATGAAAAAAACCAAAAAATTAATGCTATTTGTAATATCGCTTCTAGCAATTGTAAGCTGTGCAAATGATGTAGGAAGCATAAGAAACAGGCTTATTGGCAAAAACAAAAATACCCCTGCTGCCCCCGCCAATCCGTCTGCTCCTGGAAACGGTGGAAATAACGGGTCCGTTACGCCATCAAACCCTGCTAATCCTGCTAATCCGTCAACTCCCGGCGCTCCAACAGTAAGCACTGATGCGAGATTCCAAAAGGTAAATCTCGGTGCAATTCCTAATTCAGAATTAGACATTTTTGCATATAACATTGCTGGAGAAAAACTGGACGCACCTAAAACTGCCAGCAGGAATCATTATGAAGTTAAAGACAGGGAAGTTGGATTTTACCTGAGCCGTTCAGCTACAAAACCGCTTACTATAGCTGTTCCAACAACAATGGATGTAAAAGCAGGTGGAGGAGCAATGGCATTTTTTGAAGGAAATAGCGTTTACAGTGGAAACACACACTTTTTTACAGATCCTCAGGAAGCCGTTAAGCATTATTTTACAAAACTTATAAACAATGCTGATAAATTGACATTCAATATGGAGCCTAATTCATATTTGTTCGTACTTAAAGGTGTTGAGGTAGAATTATCTAAAACTAATGTTTCAGATCTTCTTTCAAAAATTCCTGCGAATCAAAGACCAACAATTAATGGTACTGGCTATAAATTAGTTAAATTTGATAATTCCAGACTTTTTGTAGACAAGGATGTAAACTTGGACGATCCTAACGACTTGTATAATAAAGTAGATGTTACAAATTCTACTTTCACTATTAATTCTGGTAAAACAATTACTGGAACAAAAGACAATCAAATTGGAATTAAAGGATTGTATGGATTTGAATATGAATTTGTTCCAAACGATATGAACTATAACCGTGGTACTATCGATATGAAAGGTAGCAACTCAATCGGAGCATACGGTACTGCGTCAAACTTTGATAACCGTGGAAAAATTTCTGTTGATAAAAACTCTGTTGCGGTTTACTGGAGTGCAGAATCTGAATTTGACTATGGACTGCTTGGACCTTCTGCTCCTATTCCGCACAATTCTGCAAGAAACGACGGAGATATTCTGCTCGGAGAAAATTCTACAGGAATGTATATGGACAAGCCTTACTTTGATAACAAAGGATTTATTACAAATTTAAGCAACGGAAAAATTGAAAGTACAGCAACAAATGTAATCGGAATGTGGTCAAATGTCCGTAACCAGAAGAAAGATCCTGCAGCTTCAGATACTCCACAAGATGTAATTGGAAGCGTTGGAGAAATCAATCTTTACGGAGATAAGTCAATCGGAATCTATGCTGGCGGAGATGGTGCCTATAATGTAGAAAATCAAAAATATTTTGGTTCTACTGGAAAAATTAGAATAGGTGATTCATCTGACAGAAACAACCCAAGCATGGGAATGTACAGCGATAATCCAAATGCAAAAATGATAAACAACGGAATTATAGAAATCGGTAAAGATTCAATCGGTATGGCAGGAATCAACGGAAATACTTTAGAAAACAAAGGAACTATCAGCATCACTAAGGATGGCGGTATCGGAATGTACTTAGCAAATGGTTCTAAAGGTACAAACAGCGGTACGATAACAACTGTTGGAACTCCAAAAGATGCAATTGGTGTAGTCGTTGGAAAAAATTCAGAATTTACAAATAATGGAACGATTCATATTGATTCTGCTGATGGTGCGGGAATAGTTATCGCTGGTGGAATAATTAAGAATTATGGAGATATTGAAGTTAGTGGCGGTGCCGTAAGAGACCGTGTAGACAACACAAGAACTATTAAAGTTCTCTCAAATAAAACAAAACCAATTAATGGGGATTTAGGAGTTTACGTAGACACATTAGGAAAAACAAAACCAATAGAAGGTCTTTCAAACTTAGGATTACAAAGTGCAGATTTATTAATCGGTGCAGAAGCTACTGAAAAAACTAACGCTACTGAAGTAACTGTTGGAAATGATGTGCTTGATCCATTTAATAAATCTATTGAGGCAAGTAATATTGCGAACTGGAATGTAAAAACAGGTTCTTTAGTATGGGAAGCTGATTCAGAAATTAAAAATAACAAAGTGGAAAAAGTTACTTTGAAAAAACAATCCTATGCGAAATTTGCAGATAGTGAAACTTCTACAGAAGTAGCTGATGGACTGGATGAGAAATATACTGGAACTAGTGCAGATTCAAAAGATAAGCAAGTATTCAACTACTTAAATACATTGAGCGATAGAAAGGCGTTGACAAGAACTTACCGTGAAATTAACGGAAATCAATATATCAATGTTCAGCAGAGAATTGCACAGACTGATGATATTTTAGACAGCAAACTTTCTGCTTTACAAAAAGAAAATGCTGATAAATCTGGACATCATGTTTCTACTTTCTTTAACAGGGATAAATATGAGGCAAGAACGCCAGAATTAGCAGATTCAAACAGCTCAGCTTACGGAATTTCATATTTATTCAACAATGCTGATGCAAAACAAGGAATTTATGCTGGAACAGTTATTAACAACTTCAAATTTAAAGACAGTGGAAAATCAAAAGAAAATGTAACAATGTTTAAATTAGGTGCTTACAAGACATTTGACTTGAATAATCTTGAGTGGACTTTAAGCGGAGATGGATTTGTTTCTAAAAACGATATGAAGAGAAGATTTGTAATTGGAAATAATGTTTATGAAAACAAGGCTAACTACAATGCTTACGGATTTGCAATCAAGAACGAATTAGGAAAAACTTTCCAAGTTGGAGAAAATGTTACAGTTAAACCTTACGCTGGTCTAAAACTTGGCTATGGTAAATTTTCAAAAATTAAGGAAAAAGACGGAACTTTAAATATGGAAGTTAAAGGAAGCAATTACTATTCTGTAAAACCATCTGCAGGAGTTGAAGTTGGATATTCCGCTCCAATTACAGAAAACACTAAATTCAAGGCATCTTTAGGACTTGGCTATGAACATGAACTAGGAAAAGTTGAAAGCAAGGCAAACGAAGCTAAATTTGCGAATACAAGCACTAAAATCAACTTAAAAGGTGCAAAATACGAAAGACGTGGAAACTTCAAGAGCGACGTAAAAGTAGGATTTGAAGCAGGAAACTTTAATTTCACAGTAAATGGTGGATATGATACGAAGGATAAGAATTCACACGTTGGTGTCGGACTTGGTGTTTCATTCTAA
- a CDS encoding DUF4431 domain-containing protein yields MVNVWNEASSNADFDTLEKILGDKIEYYQSSVTKAYYISDQKKFFANNSVYGQKIKGDITVTQISNKQAKAEFVKEVTTKKGTKDYPSYLVFENVNGEWKLILESDLISDKNAENKQKHISENPNKSTYKYDEPVTIVGTFGIKEFETETGIQKPYVLKLSSPITVVANGGDEFNETETNQSIIQMAPSEEHINYLKSRNAYGKRIQVTGSFYHSHTGHHFTPVLISVSEVKILN; encoded by the coding sequence ATGGTTAATGTCTGGAACGAAGCCTCAAGTAATGCTGACTTTGATACCTTAGAAAAAATTTTAGGAGATAAAATTGAATATTATCAGTCCTCTGTTACTAAAGCATACTATATTTCAGATCAAAAGAAATTTTTTGCAAACAATTCTGTTTATGGACAAAAAATAAAAGGAGATATTACTGTTACGCAAATTTCCAATAAGCAGGCAAAAGCTGAATTTGTCAAGGAAGTTACGACCAAAAAAGGTACAAAGGACTATCCTTCCTATCTTGTTTTTGAAAATGTAAATGGCGAATGGAAACTGATTTTGGAAAGTGATTTGATTTCTGATAAAAATGCTGAAAATAAACAAAAGCATATTTCTGAAAATCCTAATAAATCTACATACAAATATGATGAGCCTGTTACAATTGTCGGAACTTTTGGAATTAAGGAATTTGAAACAGAAACGGGCATTCAAAAACCGTATGTTTTAAAATTAAGCTCGCCAATTACAGTCGTAGCAAATGGAGGGGACGAATTTAATGAAACAGAAACCAACCAAAGCATAATTCAAATGGCTCCTTCAGAAGAACACATAAACTATTTAAAATCACGTAATGCTTACGGTAAACGTATTCAAGTTACAGGTTCGTTTTACCATTCTCATACAGGGCATCATTTTACACCTGTTTTAATTTCTGTTTCTGAAGTTAAAATCTTAAATTAA
- a CDS encoding gamma-glutamyl-gamma-aminobutyrate hydrolase family protein: MNNKRKPIIGITTSLELNPKRLNDHKTIVSVDYSKAIINAGGIPFILPITENMEVIREQIQHLDGLLLSGGGDPDPILYGEDCLQEVGSITPERDKFELTILDEFMKTGKPILGICRGLQIANIYFGGSLYQDVKYIDTTVNHMQKWLPDLPTHDINIEKDNILFEIFGEKTRINSYHHQMIKDLGNDLTAIAKANDGIIEAFQNKNHKFFYAVQWHPEMMAVRGNEKMQEIFDKFIESCGK; this comes from the coding sequence ATGAACAATAAAAGAAAACCAATTATAGGAATTACTACTTCGCTGGAATTAAACCCCAAAAGACTGAATGATCATAAGACAATAGTTTCTGTGGATTACAGCAAGGCGATTATAAACGCTGGAGGAATACCGTTTATTTTGCCAATAACAGAAAATATGGAAGTTATAAGGGAACAAATTCAGCATTTAGATGGTCTTTTGCTTTCTGGAGGAGGAGATCCTGATCCGATTTTATATGGAGAGGACTGTCTGCAGGAAGTTGGGAGCATTACGCCAGAGCGGGATAAATTTGAGCTTACAATTTTGGATGAGTTTATGAAAACTGGAAAGCCTATTTTGGGGATTTGCCGTGGATTGCAAATTGCAAATATCTATTTTGGCGGAAGTTTGTATCAAGATGTAAAATATATAGACACAACTGTCAATCACATGCAAAAGTGGCTTCCTGACTTGCCTACACACGATATAAATATTGAAAAAGACAATATTTTATTTGAAATTTTTGGTGAAAAAACAAGAATTAATTCTTATCATCATCAAATGATAAAAGATTTGGGAAATGATTTGACTGCTATTGCAAAAGCAAATGATGGGATAATAGAAGCTTTTCAAAATAAAAATCATAAATTCTTTTACGCAGTACAATGGCATCCTGAAATGATGGCAGTTCGTGGCAATGAGAAAATGCAAGAGATTTTTGATAAATTTATTGAAAGTTGTGGGAAATAA
- a CDS encoding OmpA family protein, which yields MKKVLAIILLSLLTVVSCTTATDGTRKVSKTGVGAGIGAAAGAVIGQAIGKDTKGTLIGTAGGAAVGAAIGNIFDRQEKELRNKLKGTGVDVKRTGEGEIKLTAPENITFDLNSYVIKPQFKNTLDSVATVLKTYPDSTIVVSGHTDTTGNDAINNPLSINRASSVESYLESQGISSSRITSRGFGSKQPIASNATEAGRAQNRRVEIAIIANQNN from the coding sequence ATGAAAAAAGTATTAGCAATTATTCTGTTATCATTATTAACAGTAGTTTCTTGTACAACTGCTACTGATGGAACGAGAAAAGTTAGCAAAACTGGAGTTGGTGCAGGAATTGGAGCGGCTGCGGGAGCTGTGATTGGACAGGCTATAGGAAAAGATACAAAAGGTACATTAATTGGTACAGCTGGAGGAGCTGCAGTTGGAGCGGCTATTGGAAATATTTTTGACAGACAGGAAAAAGAATTAAGAAATAAATTAAAAGGAACAGGAGTGGATGTAAAAAGAACTGGAGAAGGTGAAATCAAATTGACAGCACCTGAAAATATTACTTTTGATTTAAATAGCTACGTAATTAAGCCACAATTTAAAAATACGTTGGATTCAGTAGCAACTGTATTAAAAACTTACCCTGACTCAACAATCGTAGTATCAGGACACACAGATACAACAGGAAATGACGCAATTAACAACCCATTGTCTATAAACCGTGCAAGTTCAGTAGAATCTTACCTTGAGTCACAAGGTATTTCAAGTTCAAGAATAACTTCACGTGGTTTTGGAAGCAAACAGCCAATTGCAAGTAACGCAACAGAAGCTGGAAGGGCTCAAAACAGAAGAGTGGAAATTGCTATAATCGCAAATCAAAATAATTAA
- a CDS encoding NADH-dependent flavin oxidoreductase, protein MMKMTEKFNKLFETVKFPNGATINSRFVMSPMVVNGSSYEGNVGDDIKYFERRADSASLLITGATSVTPDGNTFGYGLGLYDDSQVEGWKKLAMAMKSKGNRALVQIYHPGYQARCTYKDKGVVYAPSSINLPFIPYPITAMSKEQVEETIERFVQATRRAIEAGFDGVEIHGAIHYLIQQFFSKTSDTRIDEYGGRIENRAKFALEIVKRVKQYVKENAKNDFIVGYRFSPEEIHGEEISYLLDDSLYLINEVVRLGVDYIHTSLWGNRAYASKAYLGECKGQSINKVIKSIIDGRAVLIGAGDITSADKMLEASKYVDLLAVASLILTDPDAKNKILSGKENGITLDVENRIEDLALPKNFPPMVVAMEGNGSVPQKTIDLLRGDYQGKK, encoded by the coding sequence ATGATGAAAATGACTGAAAAATTCAACAAATTATTTGAAACAGTAAAATTTCCTAATGGAGCAACTATAAACAGTAGATTTGTAATGTCGCCAATGGTTGTTAATGGTTCAAGCTATGAAGGGAATGTAGGTGATGATATAAAATATTTTGAAAGACGTGCTGATTCCGCCTCGCTTCTTATTACAGGTGCGACAAGTGTTACTCCAGATGGAAATACTTTTGGTTATGGGCTGGGATTATATGATGACAGCCAGGTGGAAGGCTGGAAAAAATTAGCGATGGCTATGAAATCTAAAGGAAATAGAGCTTTAGTTCAAATTTATCATCCTGGTTACCAGGCAAGATGCACTTACAAGGACAAAGGTGTAGTTTATGCTCCAAGCAGCATAAATTTGCCTTTTATTCCATATCCAATAACAGCGATGTCAAAAGAGCAGGTAGAAGAAACCATTGAACGATTTGTACAGGCAACAAGAAGAGCCATTGAAGCAGGTTTTGATGGAGTAGAAATTCACGGAGCTATTCATTACCTTATACAGCAATTTTTTTCAAAGACTTCTGATACAAGAATAGATGAATATGGAGGACGAATTGAAAACAGGGCAAAATTTGCTCTTGAAATTGTAAAAAGAGTAAAACAATACGTTAAAGAAAATGCTAAAAATGATTTCATAGTTGGGTACAGGTTTTCACCTGAAGAAATTCACGGCGAAGAAATTAGTTATTTACTTGACGACAGTTTGTATTTAATCAATGAAGTAGTAAGATTAGGAGTAGATTACATTCACACATCCCTTTGGGGAAATCGTGCCTATGCCAGCAAAGCCTATTTAGGAGAATGTAAAGGGCAATCAATCAACAAAGTTATAAAATCCATTATAGATGGACGTGCAGTACTAATTGGAGCAGGAGATATTACAAGTGCCGATAAAATGCTCGAAGCAAGTAAATATGTAGATTTATTGGCAGTAGCATCATTAATATTGACTGATCCTGATGCCAAAAATAAAATCCTTTCTGGAAAAGAAAATGGAATAACTTTAGACGTAGAAAATCGAATCGAAGACTTAGCACTTCCAAAAAACTTTCCGCCAATGGTAGTGGCAATGGAAGGAAATGGCTCTGTACCGCAAAAAACAATTGATTTGTTAAGAGGAGATTATCAAGGGAAAAAATAA
- a CDS encoding tRNA dihydrouridine synthase gives MKIYTAPMAGTTDYSFRKILEKFDPDFLFTEMVNANLLNREDDTTINELLKCDYKQRTGTQIFGGDKEELISGILKLKNLGFRKININMGCPQPKIIKNGAGSALLENADLVDQVLLETQNIGAEISIKIRVGYKDFDNPEIFLNLANKHNLDFICVHGRTQKQMYSGTANWEIVEKLSKMPRNVEFFGNGDLFEPSEIQQKIASCNLDGIILSRGIIGNPWLISQAREFLQTGKVNTIQTFDETKSLVLEHLQNIVKNKGEMKAVLEINKFLRPYFQKFWDKNLNRNREIAVIENFYDENLKSKIDKIILEKEIVQKIKMIEML, from the coding sequence ATGAAAATATATACTGCCCCAATGGCTGGTACTACAGATTATTCTTTTAGAAAAATACTTGAAAAATTTGATCCAGATTTTTTGTTCACAGAAATGGTAAATGCTAATTTATTAAATCGTGAGGATGACACTACAATAAATGAACTTTTAAAATGTGACTATAAACAGCGAACTGGAACACAAATTTTTGGCGGAGATAAAGAAGAATTGATTTCAGGAATTTTAAAGCTGAAAAATTTGGGATTTAGAAAAATTAATATAAATATGGGATGTCCACAGCCTAAAATTATAAAAAATGGGGCAGGTTCAGCACTTCTTGAAAACGCTGACTTAGTTGATCAGGTTCTTTTGGAAACGCAAAATATTGGTGCTGAAATTTCGATAAAAATACGTGTTGGCTATAAAGATTTTGACAATCCTGAAATATTTTTGAATTTGGCAAATAAGCATAATCTTGATTTTATATGTGTGCATGGACGGACTCAAAAGCAAATGTATTCTGGAACTGCCAACTGGGAAATTGTTGAAAAACTAAGTAAAATGCCAAGAAATGTTGAGTTTTTTGGAAACGGCGATTTATTTGAGCCTTCTGAAATACAGCAAAAAATAGCCTCCTGCAACCTTGACGGTATAATACTTTCACGAGGAATAATTGGAAATCCTTGGTTAATTTCACAAGCAAGGGAATTTCTACAGACTGGAAAAGTAAACACTATTCAAACTTTTGATGAAACAAAATCACTTGTTTTGGAACATTTGCAAAATATCGTGAAAAATAAAGGGGAAATGAAGGCTGTGCTTGAAATAAATAAATTTCTACGTCCATATTTTCAAAAATTTTGGGATAAAAATTTGAATAGAAATAGGGAAATTGCAGTAATTGAAAACTTTTATGATGAAAATTTAAAAAGTAAAATTGATAAAATTATTTTGGAAAAAGAAATTGTTCAAAAAATAAAGATGATTGAAATGTTGTAA
- a CDS encoding S66 peptidase family protein — protein sequence MYFPEPLKQGDKVFLVCTSSPIFSEDIEKCKETVKNLGFEPVLGESLFENIGGYMAGTPEIRAKDLHKAFSDDEIKGIFCVKGGFSASQLLNKLDYELIKKNPKVFVGYSDVTNLSIAFNQKCNLGVFHGPMVKSNMFNDFNEFTKKSFFNALDKKKGEKWLFKNPIDEKTGTEKETSLLYKKDFENKKINGKLTGGNLSIIVTTLGTDYEIDTKGKIFFIEEIEEEISRIDRMMTHLKYAGKFEDCNAVLLGNFAGCENTYGENYELMDFLKDFFKDYEKPVIYGLESGHEKPDLVTMPMGAKCTLKINENINEIYFEK from the coding sequence ATGTATTTTCCAGAGCCATTGAAACAAGGAGATAAAGTGTTTTTAGTTTGCACTTCTTCACCTATTTTTTCAGAAGATATTGAAAAATGTAAAGAAACTGTGAAAAACTTAGGTTTTGAGCCAGTCTTAGGGGAAAGCCTTTTTGAGAATATTGGAGGATATATGGCGGGAACGCCTGAAATTAGGGCAAAAGATTTACACAAGGCTTTTTCTGATGATGAAATTAAAGGAATTTTTTGTGTGAAGGGCGGATTTAGTGCTTCACAACTTTTGAATAAGCTGGACTATGAATTGATAAAGAAAAATCCTAAAGTTTTTGTGGGTTATAGTGATGTTACAAATTTGAGTATTGCTTTTAATCAGAAGTGTAATTTGGGAGTTTTTCACGGTCCTATGGTAAAATCGAATATGTTTAATGATTTTAATGAGTTTACAAAAAAATCTTTTTTTAATGCTTTGGATAAGAAAAAAGGTGAAAAATGGTTATTTAAAAATCCAATAGATGAAAAAACTGGAACAGAAAAAGAAACTTCACTTCTGTATAAAAAAGATTTTGAAAATAAAAAAATAAACGGCAAATTAACTGGCGGAAATCTTTCAATAATTGTTACAACTTTAGGAACAGATTATGAAATTGATACAAAAGGAAAAATATTTTTTATTGAGGAAATTGAAGAGGAAATCAGCAGAATTGACAGAATGATGACACATTTGAAATATGCTGGAAAATTTGAAGACTGTAATGCGGTTTTGTTAGGTAATTTTGCGGGCTGTGAAAATACTTATGGGGAAAATTATGAGTTAATGGACTTTTTAAAAGATTTTTTCAAGGATTATGAAAAGCCTGTAATTTATGGACTTGAAAGTGGACATGAAAAGCCTGACTTGGTAACAATGCCGATGGGAGCAAAATGTACTTTGAAGATTAATGAAAATATAAATGAAATTTATTTTGAAAAATAG
- a CDS encoding dipeptidase, producing the protein MFFDMHADVWTDNFWEYQKGNKDVIRNKYKEKFLKGGLSGGIFVIYLNVNEVENAEEYFFADLRAMTEELYHARDLIKVIKEPSDFKIFENWKTTKEEDKKFGVMLGIEGLPGIGDKLDYIYLLNQLSVRHIGMTWNETNAFATGQSGDKNRGLTSLGIDAVRIINELGILLDVSHANDKTFWDIAKHSKKPFFASHSNARSLCPSMRNLTDDQILCIGERGGMVGMNSYHNFVSQNENEKNLEMLLNHLEYVAEKIGLDKVGFGLDFAEYYTPEGEEADGLLGLHDVTELGNVKNALKKRGYSENEIEMVTYKNFIDFFGRVRNSK; encoded by the coding sequence ATGTTTTTTGATATGCATGCAGATGTGTGGACAGATAATTTTTGGGAATATCAGAAGGGAAATAAAGATGTTATTAGAAATAAATATAAAGAAAAATTCTTAAAAGGAGGTCTTTCTGGAGGAATTTTTGTTATTTATTTGAATGTAAATGAAGTGGAGAATGCTGAAGAATATTTTTTTGCAGATTTGCGAGCAATGACTGAGGAATTGTATCATGCAAGAGATTTGATAAAGGTTATAAAAGAGCCATCTGATTTTAAAATTTTTGAAAATTGGAAAACTACTAAGGAAGAAGATAAAAAGTTTGGGGTTATGCTTGGGATAGAAGGGCTTCCAGGGATTGGAGATAAACTTGACTATATTTATTTATTAAATCAGCTTAGTGTGCGACATATTGGAATGACTTGGAATGAAACAAACGCTTTTGCAACAGGGCAGAGCGGAGATAAAAACAGGGGATTGACTTCACTTGGAATTGATGCTGTGAGAATAATCAATGAATTGGGAATCCTGCTTGATGTTTCCCATGCCAACGATAAAACATTCTGGGATATTGCCAAACATTCTAAAAAGCCTTTTTTTGCTTCACATTCTAATGCCAGAAGCCTTTGTCCGTCAATGAGAAATTTGACTGATGATCAAATTTTATGTATTGGTGAGCGAGGAGGAATGGTCGGAATGAACAGTTACCACAATTTTGTCAGTCAAAATGAAAATGAGAAAAATCTAGAAATGCTTTTAAATCATTTAGAGTATGTAGCTGAAAAAATTGGACTGGATAAAGTCGGATTTGGACTTGACTTTGCGGAATACTATACTCCAGAAGGAGAAGAGGCTGATGGACTTCTTGGTCTTCACGATGTTACAGAGTTAGGAAATGTTAAGAACGCCTTGAAAAAAAGAGGATATTCCGAAAATGAGATTGAGATGGTAACGTATAAAAACTTTATTGACTTTTTTGGAAGAGTGAGAAATTCCAAATAA
- a CDS encoding YhcH/YjgK/YiaL family protein, translating to MIFTNVNDEVQNQNLAKDIQFCIEYAKKNENKILSLVHGSYDVEYNDIKMNVGKYFTKGENEKFWESHKKYLDVQIMINGTERVAIGNIQNMNEKSFDFEKDLVILKGEKAFDVIMKKGDVLVLFPNDVHKPELNVSENDDSGNIRKIVTKVVFKIEINKMNI from the coding sequence ATGATTTTTACAAATGTGAATGATGAAGTACAAAACCAAAATTTGGCAAAGGATATTCAATTTTGTATTGAATATGCGAAAAAAAACGAGAACAAAATTTTATCACTTGTACATGGAAGTTATGATGTGGAATACAATGATATTAAGATGAATGTTGGAAAATATTTTACAAAAGGGGAAAATGAGAAATTCTGGGAAAGTCATAAAAAATATCTAGATGTACAAATTATGATTAATGGAACTGAAAGAGTTGCAATTGGTAATATTCAAAATATGAATGAAAAAAGTTTTGATTTTGAAAAAGATTTAGTAATTCTAAAAGGAGAAAAAGCATTTGATGTAATTATGAAAAAGGGAGATGTGCTTGTACTTTTTCCAAATGATGTTCACAAGCCTGAACTTAATGTTTCTGAAAATGATGATTCTGGGAATATAAGAAAAATTGTTACAAAAGTTGTTTTTAAAATTGAAATCAATAAAATGAATATTTAA